A single Corvus hawaiiensis isolate bCorHaw1 chromosome 26, bCorHaw1.pri.cur, whole genome shotgun sequence DNA region contains:
- the LOC125317246 gene encoding carbonic anhydrase 3-like, translating to MAQSVWGYDSDNGPERWHENYPLAKGDKQSPIEINSKDVQHDSSLSSWHASYDPGAAKTILNNGRTCRVVFDDTFDRSVLRGGPLTGAYRLRQMHLHWGSSDDHGSEHVIDGVKHAAELHMVHWNPKHGNFAGALKQPDGVAVVGIFLKVGKTPKPEMKRILEEIENIKTKGKEAPFQHFDPSILFPKSRDYWTYHGSFTTPPCEECITWILLREPIEVSSDQMAKLRSLSKNNENEPMSPLVDNWRPPQPLKGRIVRASFK from the exons ATGGCCCAGTCCGTGTGGGGCTACGACAGCGACAACG GACCCGAGCGCTGGCACGAAAACTACCCCCTGGCCAAGGGCGACAAGCAGTCGCCCATTGAGATCAACAGCAAGGACGTGCAGCACgactcctctctctcctcctggcaCGCCAGCTATGACCCCGGGGCAGCGAAAACCATCCTGAACAACGGGCGCACCTGCCGCGTCGTCTTCGACGACACTTTTGATCGATCAG TGCTGAGAGGGGGGCCGCTCACCGGCGCCTACCGCCTGCGCCAGATGCACCTCCACTGGGGCTCCTCCGACGACCACGGCTCCGAGCACGTCATAGACGGCGTGAAACACGCGGCAGAG TTACATATGGTGCACTGGAATCCAAAACACGGTAATTTTGCTGGAGCTTTAAAACAACCTGATGGTGTAGCTGTTGTGGGCATTTTTCTGAAA GTTGGAAAAACTCCCAAACCAGAGATGAAGAGAATTCTTGAAGAAATTGAAAACATTAAGACCAAG GGAAAAGAGGCTCCTTTTCAGCACTTTGATCCTTCAATTCTTTTCCCCAAATCTCGGGACTACTGGACCTACCACGGTTCGTTCACCACACCCCCCTGTGAGGAGTGCATCACTTGGATTCTCCTAAGGGAGCCTATTGAAGTCAGCTCAGACCAG atgGCAAAGCTCCGCAGCCTTTCCAAGAACAATGAGAATGAACCCATGAGCCCTCTTGTTGACAACTGGCGCCCACCTCAGCCTCTGAAGGGCAGGATAGTGAGAGCCTCATTCAAGTGA